The DNA window AACAGACAAGTGAAGACCAATCAACCAACCACGTGCAGTCAAAGCTTCTGAATCTCCTGCACAAACCGCTCCAGATCCTCGTAGGAGCTCCCACCGCTCCTCACCGCGAtcgcggcatcggcggcgagctccttgGCGCGCGCCCGGGCGCCGCTCCCCTTCTCCCCGACCGCGTCGGCCAGCACggccgcgagctcgccggcgtcgggcgCGACGCCGGCCCCGCCCGCGCACGCGCGCAGCGCCACGCCCGCGTCCTCCACGAGCAGCCGCGCGTTCACGAACTGGTCGGCCGCCATGGGCCACGCCAGCATCGGCAccccggcggccaccgcctccagcACCGAGTTCCAGCCGCAGTGCGTCATGAACCACCCCACCGCCGCGtgccgcagcgccgccacctgcgGCGCCCACCCGCGCACCACcatcccgcgcgccgccgccgccgcccgcgcctcgaACCCTTCAGggaccacgccgtcgccgctcacGACCCACACGAACGGGACGGCGCTCCGCTCCAGCGCCTCTGCCAgtgccgccgccatggccggcgtcaGCACCGCCTGGCTACCAAAGCACACGTACACGACCGAACCTTCCGGGAAGGCGTCCAGCCACGCGCTGAGATCGCCGGCTGCGACGGCCGCTTCcccaccgcgctcgccggcggcgtccgtgTCCGGCGCCACCGGGCCCACCGCCCACACGCGCTTGAACCCCAGGTCCTCCAGCGGCGCGTCCAGGTACCTCCCCTCGAGTGCCGGGAAGGTGTTCGACACGAATCCCCAGCCCTCCAGATTCCAGAGACAATTCTGCTTCAGCGACTCGCCGACCTGCTCTTCTACGAGGCCTTCTATGTAGGCCTTGTACAACATGGAGATCTCTCTCCACTCAAACGCCGGCTCGCCGGGGATCGCCGGGAACGCGACCGGAAACCCATCGTCGCACCCCACGGGCCGCTTCACCAAGCGGCGAAAGAGCGAGTGCGGCACGGCGGTGCCGAGCACGCCGGAGGGCGTGAAGACGACCCTCGGGACGCCGATCTCGGCGGCGAGAGGTTGCGTCCACCCGCAGAAGAAGTCGGatacgacggcgacgacggggtgCGCGGGCTGCGACCTGGCCCACGCGAGGATGGGGCGgtggagcgcggcgagcgcgtgGATGAACACGGGGATGTAGACGGGAGGGCAGTTCATCGTGTTCTCGAGGCCGGCAGGGAGGGAAGggtgggaggggaaggggaggacgaGCGGGCGGACGGAGTCGGGGTGCGCGGCGAGGAGAGGGGCGAGCTGGGCGGCGTTGCCCGGCGTGGTGACGACGGTGAGGCGGAGCCCCCGCGCcgcgaggagcgcggcgaggtcgtAGAGCGGCAGCGCGTGGCCCTGCGCCGGGAAGGGGACAAGGAGGACGTGAGGCGTGGCGGTCGGCGGCGCCATTGCTGCGGTGGTGAGGaacggaggcggcgtcggcggcgagctcctgaTTTATACCGTACAGTTaagaattttttaaattttattaaaatatttaaaactatttttttaaaagttttacaaatctGACCTCTCATGCCCTGTGAAAGGGCGGATGGCGTCCCGTTCTCCTCACTCATCGGCCATGTTTTACAAACGGCTTaacaatgtattttttaaaataaatttctacaggaaaattgttttaaaaattcaCACTAACCCACTTTTTAAGTGTTTTTACCTAATGCTTAACCAATTGTGCACTGATCTAATATTTCATTTTTGGTGCGAAAGGTGAGAGTTTCCAACCCGCGGTCGGTCACCTTGCAGATAGCCCTTTTACCGGCCTCCCAAAGGGCTAGGCCGTCTGCAAAACAATCGGGTCTAACCAGTTTACAGGCAGTCACTTGTCGCCGATGGGTAGATTTGTAAAAcactgaaaaaaatattgttaaatattttaataagtaAACTTAAAACTGAAAAAAGTTTCTAGTTAGTGGGATCGGAATGGGCTGGGCCTGAGAAGACTACTACATGGGCCGGTGGTTCGGCCCAGAAGAAATCAGGTAGCCGACGAGTCATCCACAGCGACGGCGAGTGGCCACCGGCCGTTCTACATCTCGCGCGCGgcctccggtcgtcgtcgcgactccgctgccgccgtcgcccggcgccgccggtgatccCGCTCATGTGCTAGTAGAAGGCGTTCGGAGCTCTTTGGGAGTGTCGCACGCATGGAGATGACCAGAAGCCTTACGCTCGCGCCGCTCCCGGCGACGCTCCGGCCGGCATCCGCGgcctgtcgccggcggcggaggcggcgagggcttCCCTTCGGTGCACTCTTCTCACCATCGCCTCCTTCGAACGTATGTTTCTTCCTCCCCCAGCTAATTCTGTTCCCTGCTTGAATGATTCAGTAGTTCGCAATTCttcttcagcagcagcagcaggaaatGCACATCAGGGCGCTGCAGCCGCGGCAGGATTGGGTGGGGGAGTGGGTCCGGAGCAACGACACGCTAGTCCGCGGCCTGCccatcctcgtcggcggcgcctccctgctcgccgtcctcctcaaCCGTGCGGTTTCCGGCATTGCAGCTGTCGCCGACGCCTCCAGGTCATCCTGTGGGTGCAGAGCCACCCCAAGAAATGCCCCCATTTTGCGCTCGTCTTGGATTGGATTTATGATTACTGACCAATTGGTTAATTTGATCTTCATCTCAATAGTTCGCAGTCAAGGGCTGACATACTGACTCTTGCTCTCTCCGTAACTGATATTCTTGCTGGCCTTGTTTGGTTGTCCATCCGGCCGAAATCCATTTCTCCTGTGAGTTTTTTATCCTTTGCAGCATATTACTGTAGTAAATTTTTTACACTAATTCCTCATTTTGAAATGATCTTAGGTTGTTCCTCGAGGTGTCGAGTGCAAACGGGTAGGAACGGGTGTATTGGACTCGGCTCTTCGTGAACTACTTTGGTAACCATTTTACTGATACACTTCCTGCTTATTTCAATCTTAAGATCTTATTTTAATTCATAGAGATCATGGAAGCTCAAATAATGAAATATTATTACTTAAAAACCTCGCTAGGTGTTCCATACCGTGATTCTATATAATTACTAGTGCTATGATCTTCCATGAACATAACTAAACAAATCTTTCAGTTTTATGCATACACAATCCCATCCATGTACTTCATGTCAAGGAAATTATGTTGTGAGGCTGGCTGTGACTTCAACTTCTCACAAATAGGACATGGGATTCCCTTACAACTGCAACTTGTTGCAAATCCTTGGTTGTTGTGTATGGAGGTAATTGTGTTCTTCAAATTGGGGTTGCTGCTGGCTCTCCAGAGGATGGTAATGCAGTTATGGTGGATGCACAGAAGTTCATGCAAGGTTCCCTTTATAGAAGTGCCATGGAATCCAAGAAGCGTGAGTGTCTTTTGTTACTTAtaaagttctttttttctgtttgatttCATTCAGAAATTTCACTTTGGTCTTCTTGCAGAATCTTACCTAGCAAATCTTGCCTTATATCCTGGAAGGACTGAACTACCATTCTTGCCAGCTAACACGCAGGTACTAAAAAATTCTTTCATCTTAGAGAAATTACATGTAAGCACGCATTGGTGTGTTTGTCAACTTGTTATACTTCACGAAAGCTGATCATACCATCTTTAAACTAGGAAACTCCAGAATGCATCCTCTCTTTTGTTTCATTGAAAAAGAAGGGGGAAATCTTATTAAGTCTAAAGATGACTGCATTCAACATTCAGATGAATTAATTGTATGAATGTTTAAAACCAAAGCTTTTGATATCTTCCCTGATATACAGGCCCTAATATTGCAACCAATTGGTGATAAAGGAATTGCAGTTATTGGTGGTGACACTATAAGGGGGTTCACTAATCTTGATCAGGTGCTATTTCTAATCTACAGCCTCCTAACATATATAGTACCACGTTTTGTTTTGGGTGATTCGCACAGATAATACAGAGAAAAACAATCTATATGTGTAAGCTAAAGATCACAGTTTTTAAAAACAAACACAAGCCAAAACTAGGTCAACTAACATGCTTAACATTGGTTTTATGCTCACTTTTGCTGAAGCATACAATCTCTACGGTGTGTGTTTGCATTGGAGCATTTGAAGTATTGACGGGGAGATCTTGCATTATTTGCATTGCAGCTACAGTATTGCTTTTGAGAGCACAAAAGACCGAATGTAATGAAAAGCCTGTTGATTGTAGGTTGCACACTTGCACTGTTTTAAATTCAGTATGACGgttactgtaaaaaaaaaaatcagtatgaCAGTAGAGAGACAACCATTATCCTGTTGATTTTCCTTGCAGGCATGGATTGCAATGATAGCAGATAAACTGGATGCTACATTGTCAAAGTCGTAAGAACGCGTAGTTTGTTGGATATTGTTTGTATCTTGCAATTGGCCAAACTGTCACGAGAGATGATCATCTGTCACTGTACATGTTCAAGTTACAGGTAGAGTTTGCAAAACCAACGGATAAAACAGTACAGGGCTGGGGTTGACCAATTGTTTTAAGCCAGGCTGTATGATTAGGCTTGATTAAGTTTGACCAGCATGAATTGATTACAATGTTAGTTACTTCTTGTAACCAGTCACTGTTGGCTGAATGAATCACATTACTGATGCTTTCATTTGTAAGATCTCATCACATTTCAAAGAGTTTGCAGTGAATTTACGTTAAGAATATACTCCTGGACCCTCTCTAATACTCGTGATCAACAGTCGATAAAATGGAGGAATAAAATGAGCCCTAACAACTTTCTACAGTTAATGCCTAGCAATCTAAAGCGCACAAACCGCTGAACAAGAAGAGCGTCTAGAGATCAAAATTGTTCCTCTCATGACTCATGGTGAGATCAAAACTGCTCCTAGCCGAATGGTCTCAACATCCTTCTCCAGCTTCATTCATCCAATCTCTCTGCATCTCAAAATCATCCCTCCAAAGATCTTCATTCAGCCACTGATATCTTTGCTTTCTTCTTCTCATGCTTTTTACCAGTTTTTCGCTTTTTTTGCTTATCCCCATCATTATCTTCTT is part of the Oryza glaberrima chromosome 4, OglaRS2, whole genome shotgun sequence genome and encodes:
- the LOC127770987 gene encoding flavonol 3-O-glucosyltransferase UGT89B1-like; its protein translation is MAPPTATPHVLLVPFPAQGHALPLYDLAALLAARGLRLTVVTTPGNAAQLAPLLAAHPDSVRPLVLPFPSHPSLPAGLENTMNCPPVYIPVFIHALAALHRPILAWARSQPAHPVVAVVSDFFCGWTQPLAAEIGVPRVVFTPSGVLGTAVPHSLFRRLVKRPVGCDDGFPVAFPAIPGEPAFEWREISMLYKAYIEGLVEEQVGESLKQNCLWNLEGWGFVSNTFPALEGRYLDAPLEDLGFKRVWAVGPVAPDTDAAGERGGEAAVAAGDLSAWLDAFPEGSVVYVCFGSQAVLTPAMAAALAEALERSAVPFVWVVSGDGVVPEGFEARAAAAARGMVVRGWAPQVAALRHAAVGWFMTHCGWNSVLEAVAAGVPMLAWPMAADQFVNARLLVEDAGVALRACAGGAGVAPDAGELAAVLADAVGEKGSGARARAKELAADAAIAVRSGGSSYEDLERFVQEIQKL
- the LOC127770990 gene encoding protein COFACTOR ASSEMBLY OF COMPLEX C SUBUNIT B CCB4, chloroplastic isoform X1, encoding MEMTRSLTLAPLPATLRPASAACRRRRRRRGLPFGALFSPSPPSNQQQQEMHIRALQPRQDWVGEWVRSNDTLVRGLPILVGGASLLAVLLNRAVSGIAAVADASSSQSRADILTLALSVTDILAGLVWLSIRPKSISPVVPRGVECKRVGTGVLDSALRELLWTWDSLTTATCCKSLVVVYGGNCVLQIGVAAGSPEDGNAVMVDAQKFMQGSLYRSAMESKKQSYLANLALYPGRTELPFLPANTQALILQPIGDKGIAVIGGDTIRGFTNLDQHTISTVCVCIGAFEVLTGRSCIICIAATVLLLRAQKTECNEKPVDCRLHTCTVLNSV
- the LOC127770990 gene encoding protein COFACTOR ASSEMBLY OF COMPLEX C SUBUNIT B CCB4, chloroplastic isoform X2; this encodes MEMTRSLTLAPLPATLRPASAACRRRRRRRGLPFGALFSPSPPSNQQQEMHIRALQPRQDWVGEWVRSNDTLVRGLPILVGGASLLAVLLNRAVSGIAAVADASSSQSRADILTLALSVTDILAGLVWLSIRPKSISPVVPRGVECKRVGTGVLDSALRELLWTWDSLTTATCCKSLVVVYGGNCVLQIGVAAGSPEDGNAVMVDAQKFMQGSLYRSAMESKKQSYLANLALYPGRTELPFLPANTQALILQPIGDKGIAVIGGDTIRGFTNLDQHTISTVCVCIGAFEVLTGRSCIICIAATVLLLRAQKTECNEKPVDCRLHTCTVLNSV
- the LOC127770990 gene encoding protein COFACTOR ASSEMBLY OF COMPLEX C SUBUNIT B CCB4, chloroplastic isoform X3; amino-acid sequence: MEMTRSLTLAPLPATLRPASAACRRRRRRRGLPFGALFSPSPPSNQQEMHIRALQPRQDWVGEWVRSNDTLVRGLPILVGGASLLAVLLNRAVSGIAAVADASSSQSRADILTLALSVTDILAGLVWLSIRPKSISPVVPRGVECKRVGTGVLDSALRELLWTWDSLTTATCCKSLVVVYGGNCVLQIGVAAGSPEDGNAVMVDAQKFMQGSLYRSAMESKKQSYLANLALYPGRTELPFLPANTQALILQPIGDKGIAVIGGDTIRGFTNLDQHTISTVCVCIGAFEVLTGRSCIICIAATVLLLRAQKTECNEKPVDCRLHTCTVLNSV
- the LOC127770990 gene encoding protein COFACTOR ASSEMBLY OF COMPLEX C SUBUNIT B CCB4, chloroplastic isoform X7, which codes for MEMTRSLTLAPLPATLRPASAACRRRRRRRGLPFGALFSPSPPSNQQQQEMHIRALQPRQDWVGEWVRSNDTLVRGLPILVGGASLLAVLLNRAVSGIAAVADASSSQSRADILTLALSVTDILAGLVWLSIRPKSISPVVPRGVECKRVGTGVLDSALRELLWTWDSLTTATCCKSLVVVYGGNCVLQIGVAAGSPEDGNAVMVDAQKFMQGSLYRSAMESKKQSYLANLALYPGRTELPFLPANTQALILQPIGDKGIAVIGGDTIRGFTNLDQLQYCF
- the LOC127770990 gene encoding protein COFACTOR ASSEMBLY OF COMPLEX C SUBUNIT B CCB4, chloroplastic isoform X8, coding for MEMTRSLTLAPLPATLRPASAACRRRRRRRGLPFGALFSPSPPSNQQQQEMHIRALQPRQDWVGEWVRSNDTLVRGLPILVGGASLLAVLLNRAVSGIAAVADASSSQSRADILTLALSVTDILAGLVWLSIRPKSISPVVPRGVECKRVGTGVLDSALRELLWTWDSLTTATCCKSLVVVYGGNCVLQIGVAAGSPEDGNAVMVDAQKFMQGSLYRSAMESKKQSYLANLALYPGRTELPFLPANTQAWIAMIADKLDATLSKS
- the LOC127770990 gene encoding protein COFACTOR ASSEMBLY OF COMPLEX C SUBUNIT B CCB4, chloroplastic isoform X5, which encodes MEMTRSLTLAPLPATLRPASAACRRRRRRRGLPFGALFSPSPPSNQQQQEMHIRALQPRQDWVGEWVRSNDTLVRGLPILVGGASLLAVLLNRAVSGIAAVADASSSQSRADILTLALSVTDILAGLVWLSIRPKSISPVVPRGVECKRVGTGVLDSALRELLWTWDSLTTATCCKSLVVVYGGNCVLQIGVAAGSPEDGNAVMVDAQKFMQGSLYRSAMESKKQSYLANLALYPGRTELPFLPANTQALILQPIGDKGIAVIGGDTIRGFTNLDQHTISTVCVCIGAFEVLTGRSCIICIAATVLLLRAQKTECNEKPVDCRHGLQ
- the LOC127770990 gene encoding protein COFACTOR ASSEMBLY OF COMPLEX C SUBUNIT B CCB4, chloroplastic isoform X4, which codes for MEMTRSLTLAPLPATLRPASAACRRRRRRRGLPFGALFSPSPPSNQQQQEMHIRALQPRQDWVGEWVRSNDTLVRGLPILVGGASLLAVLLNRAVSGIAAVADASSSQSRADILTLALSVTDILAGLVWLSIRPKSISPVVPRGVECKRVGTGVLDSALRELLWTWDSLTTATCCKSLVVVYGGNCVLQIGVAAGSPEDGNAVMVDAQKFMQGSLYRSAMESKKQSYLANLALYPGRTELPFLPANTQALILQPIGDKGIAVIGGDTIRGFTNLDQHTISTVCVCIGAFEVLTGRSCIICIAATVLLLRAQKTECNEKPVDCMDCNDSR
- the LOC127770990 gene encoding protein COFACTOR ASSEMBLY OF COMPLEX C SUBUNIT B CCB4, chloroplastic isoform X6, yielding MEMTRSLTLAPLPATLRPASAACRRRRRRRGLPFGALFSPSPPSNQQQQEMHIRALQPRQDWVGEWVRSNDTLVRGLPILVGGASLLAVLLNRAVSGIAAVADASSSQSRADILTLALSVTDILAGLVWLSIRPKSISPVVPRGVECKRVGTGVLDSALRELLWTWDSLTTATCCKSLVVVYGGNCVLQIGVAAGSPEDGNAVMVDAQKFMQGSLYRSAMESKKQSYLANLALYPGRTELPFLPANTQALILQPIGDKGIAVIGGDTIRGFTNLDQAWIAMIADKLDATLSKS